GGCCCTACTCACTGCTCTGCGCTACGACTACCTGGACATGCAGGTGACCAACTACGGCGCCGTCACGCCCACCTCGCCGGCCTACTTCGAGCGGCGCTGGGAGCCGCTGTCCGGGCGCATCGGCCTGACCTACGCACTCACCCCAAGTGCCAGTGTCTATGCCCAATACAGCACCGCGGCCGACCTGCCGGCCGGGTCGCTGGCAGCGGCCACCTACTCCAACGTCGGCCTCTATGACCTGTCCAAGGGCGAGCAGTGGGAAGTGGGCAGCAAGTTCGATTTCCTCGATGGCCGTGGCGCGGCGACGGTGGCGCTGTACCAGATCGTGCGCAAGGACTTCGCGGTGCGTGATTCGGTCGACCCCAACCTTACGGTCCAGGCAGGCCAGCAAACCTCCCACGGCATCGAGTTGTCCGGGCGCCTGCAAGTGACGTCAAAACTGTTGGCCGAAGCGAACTACGCGTATGTGGACGCCAAGTACGACACCTTCAATGAGGCCGTCAATGGTGTGTCGGTGTCGCGCGAGGGCAACAACCCGGTCAACGTGCCGGCCAATGTGGCCAACCTGTGGCTGACCTACAGCTTCGGCCCGGCGTGGTCGGTGGGTATGGACGGGCGCTACGTGGGGTCGGTGTATGCCGACAATGCCAATACCCTGAAGGCACCGGCCTACACCTTGTTCGGCGCCTTCGCCCGCTACCGGCTGGACGAGCACACCACGGTCACCGGGCGGGTGCGCAACCTGACCGACGAGGTGTATGCCAAACAGGCGTATGGGCTGCAGTACTACATGGGCGCGCCGAGGACCTTCGAGGTGGCGTTGGATATGTCTTTCTGACGCGTAGGCTAAACCGACCTCGCTGCCCGTACGGCAGCGAGGGCTAGCGTTGTGCGGCCACCAGCAGCATCATCGGGCGCTCGCGCTCTTCTGCCAGTGACGGCATCGCGGCCACCTGCTCGGCAGTGGGGGCGAACTCCTCGACCCGGTTTATCCGCAAACCGGCCTCGATCAGCGTATTGAGGGTGCTGGCCAGGGTGCGGTGGTACTTCAACACGCCCTTGGCAAACCAATCGGTGCGCCGCTCGCCCTCGTTCGCGTAGTCGTTGACCGGCCAGGTCGGGCGGCCGTCCGCGTCTTTGAACCACTGCGGGTGAGCAGCGGCCATGTAGATCGGGTGTTCGATCGTGAACACCAGGTGGCCATTCGGGGCCAGAGACTGGGCAATGCTGCCCACCAGGCGGGCGAAGTCCTGAACGTAGTGGAAGGTCAGTGCGCTGTAGGCCAGGTCGAAGGCTGCCGGCGGCAGGTCGAGTTGGTCCAGGTCGGCGCTGCGGTATTCGATGGCCGGGTCGCGGGTGTCGCGGCGAGCGCGTTCGAGCATTTTTTGCGACAGGTCCAGCCCCAGCACGCAGGCAGCGCCCTGCTCGCGCATCCAGCGCGAGGCCCAACCGAAACCGCAGCCCAAGTCGACCACACGCATGTCGCGCAAATCAGGCAGCATCGCGCGAATCGCAGGCCACTCCGGCGCGCCGTCCAGGCCCAGCTGCTGGCGAGGTAGCTGGCTGTAACCGGCGAAGAAATCGGGGTTGTCATAGATGTTCTGGGCCATCGTCGGCTCCTTCTTGAAACGCCAGCCCCAGACTCTAGTTCATGGGTGTGCGCATTTCATCTACCGATATGGCAAGGGCTTCGCCCGAGTTCGCGGGGCAACCCGGCCAGAACAGATATCCCGAAGTCGCCCATGAAGAAGCGCCGCCCCACGCAGCCCGGTCTACTGCCTGTACAACATCGATGACGCGGCCTCGACCGCCTCACAATTCTTCAGGCTGCCTATGGAACCGGAGCACCTGCGCATGTCCGCATCTCATGAAGTATCTCCCGCCACACTGCGCCGTGTCATTGCCGCCTCGGCGATCGGCAATTTCGTCGAATGGTTCGACTTTGCGGTATATGGCTTTCTCGCCACACTGATCGCCAGCCAGTTCTTCGCCAGCGGTGATGCCAGCGTGGCCTTGCTCAAGACCTTCGCCGTGTTCGCCGTGGCATTCGCCTTGCGACCACTGGGTGGCATCGTATTCGGTGCCTTGGGCGACCGGCTCGGGCGCAAACGCATCCTGTCGCTGACCATCCTGCTGATGGCCGGCTCCACCACACTGATCGGCCTGCTACCGACCTATGCCAGCATCGGCCTCGCCGCGCCGGCGTTGCTGACGCTGGCGCGCTGCCTGCAAGGATTTTCCGCGGGCGGCGAGTATGCCGGGGCCTGCGCCTACCTGATGGAACACGCGCCGCGCAATCGACGCGCGTTCTACGGCAGCTTCGTACCGGTCTCGACCTTTTCGGCATTCGCGTGTGCGGCGGTGATCGCCTATGGCCTGGAGGCCAGCCTGTCGGCCGAGGCGATGAATGCCTGGGGCTGGCGCGTTCCGTTCCTGGTGGCCGCGCCGCTGGGGCTGGTTGGCCTGTACCTGCGTTGGCGCATGGAAGAAACCCCGGCCTTCCGCCAGGCGCTGGCCGAAGGCAAGACCCACGAGCACTCACCGCTCAAGGAAACTTTGCGCACCCATGGCCGGGCCATTCGCAACCTGGGCGCGTTCATTTCGCTGACGGCGTTGTCGTTCTACATGTTCACCACCTACTTCGCCACGTACCTGCAACTGGTGGGTAACCTCACCCGTGCCCAGTCGTTGCTGGTAACCACCGTGGCCCTGCTGTTTGCCGCGTTCGGCTGCCCCCTGGCCGGGGCCTTCTCGGACCGCGTCGGGCGGCGCAAAACCATCGGCTTCACCTGCCTGTGGGTGATGGTGTGCGTGTTCCCGGCGTACTGGCTGGCCAGTTCTGGTTCAATGTCGGGTGCGCTGCTGGGGGTGATCCTGTTGGCGGTAGGGGCGTTGTGCAGTGGTGTGGTCACCGCGGCGCTGCTGTCGGAGAGTTTCCCCACCCGGACGCGCTATACCGCGTCGGCGATTACCTACAACGTGGCCTATACCCTGTTTGGCGGGACGGCGCCGCTGGTGGCGACCTGGCTGATCGGGCAGACCGGCAGCAGCCTGGCGCCGGCGTTCTACCTGGTGGTGATTGCCCTGGTGGCGCTGGTGGGTGGGTTGGCGTTACCGGAGACGTCGCGGATCTCGTTGCATGATGAAGCGGGGGCGGATGGCCCTGGTCGGCAAGCAAGCCGAGCGACTTGAGATTCTGGGGGGCTCTAGAGAGGTGCGGTTATCGAGGCGGTGGCGGGGAACTTACTATTTTTGTCATTAGCCGTATAAATCGGTCCGATAATCGCACACTTCGGCAGCGGGTTGAATTGACGAAACTAACCAGGTGGTACAAATATAACGACAACCCAACAACAACAAAGCGATGTTCGCCATGACGCCCCTCATCCTTGTGCTAAACGGCCCGAACCTGAACCTGCTTGGCACCCGCGAACCTACTCAGTATGGCCACGAAACCCTTGCCGACCTGGCCCGCGGCTGTGCCGAGACAGCCCAGGCGCAGGGCTTGCAGATCGAATTCCGCCAGACCAACCACGAAGGCGAATTGATCGACTGGATCCACGCCGCGCGCGGCCGCTGTGCCGGCATCCTGATCAACCCAGGCGCCTGGACCCACACCTCGGTGGCCATCCGCGATGCGCTGGTCGCCTGCGAACTGCCGGTCATCGAGGTGCACTTGTCCAACGTGCACAAGCGCGAACCCTTCCGCCACCTGTCGTTTGTCTCGTCGATTGCCGTGGGCGTGATCTGCGGCCTTGGCAGCCAGGGCTACCGCATGGCCCTGAGCCACTTCGCTCAATTGCTGCGGGAGCGCGCTGCATGACCCAGGCCGCGATCCTTGCCGGCCTGATCGGCCGTGGCATCCAGCTGTCGCGCACACCTGCCCTGCATGAGCACGAAGGCGACGCCCAAGCGTTGCGCTACCTGTATCGGCTGATCGATGCCGACCAGCTCCAGCTCGACGACAGTGCTCTGCCCCACTTGCTCGACGCTGCGCAGCGCACCGGGTTCACCGGGCTGAATATCACCTACCCATTCAAGCAGGCGATCCTGCCGCTGCTCGACGAGCTTTCGGACGAGGCACGCGGCATCGGCGCGGTGAACACGGTGGTGCTCAAGGACGGCAAACGGGTCGGCCACAACACCGACTGCCTGGGCTTTGCCGAAGGCCTGCGCCGCGGCTTGCCAGATGTAACGCGGCGTCAGGTGGTGCAGTTGGGTGCGGGCGGCGCCGGCTCGGCAGTGGCCCATGCGCTGCTGGGTGAAGGTGTCGAACGGCTGGTACTGTTCGAAGTGGACGCGGCCCGGGCGCAGGCACTGGTGGACAACCTCAACCAACGCTTCGGCGCGGGTCGGGCCGTGGTTGGCAGCGACCTGGCGGGTGAACTGGCGGCAGCAGATGGGCTGGTGAACACAACGCCGGTGGGCATGGCCAAGCTGCCGGGTACGCCGCTGCCGGTCGAATGGCTGCATGGCCGGTTGTGGGTAGCGGAGATCATCTATTTCCCGCTGGAAACCGAATTGCTGCGAGCGGCGCGGGCGTTGGGGTGCCGGACACTGGATGGCAGCAACATGGCGGTGTTCCAAGCGGTGAAGGCGTTCGAGCTGTTCAGTGGGCGGCAGGCGGATGCGCGGCGGATGCAGGCGCATTTTGCCAGTTTCACATGAATCCGCAGCGGCCCTATCGCCGGCTTGCCGACGATAGGGCCAGTACAACATCACCCTTTCTCATCCAGCAACGCCTGTATCACTTTCTCCTGCCCGTCATAATCCCCCTCGCCAAAGTGCACATGCCGCACCTGCCCCTGCCGATCGACGAAATAATGCGCCGGCCAGAACTGGTTACCCCAGGCATTCCACACCTGATAGTCATTGTCCACCGCCACCGGATAACCGATGCCAAGGCTGGCCACCTTGCGCTTCAGTTGCCCGACATCGTGCTCGTAGTCGTACTCCGGGGTATGCACGCCCACCACCACCAACCCCTGGTCGGCATAGCGCCGGGCCCAGTCGTTCACATGCGGCAGGCTGCGCTGGCAGTTGATGCAATCCCACGTCCAGAAATCCACCAGCACCACCTTGCCCTTGAGCGCCGGGGCGTCCAGCGGTGGCGAGTTCAGCCACTGGCTGGCACCGGCCAACGACGGCATGGGGCCGTAGTCATCCCGTGCCAGCAGCGTGCCGGCCAGGCCAAGGCCTATCAGCGCCAAGGCCACACCGCCCGCCTTCACCAGCCGTCGATCAATTGTCATGGCAACCTGCCGTGGCGTAGGTGCGGTAGTCCAGGCTTTCGTGCTGGCCTTTGGAGTCCAGGTAGTTCATGCGGGTGTTGACCACTCCGCAGGCGTTGCTCTGGTCATCTTTGACCGACAGCACTTTCTTGATATCCAGATGGTCACCATAGCGGTACTGCATGGCCCCATCATCGTTCATCGGCATGCTGGCCGCCTGGGCGCCGATGGCACCAAAGGCGAGTACGGCAAGCAGGCTGGCACGGGCAAAGGTTTTCACGTTCATGGCATTTCTCCTGGCATCTTCTCGAAGTGGGGTTGGTGTTCCCCGGTCGAGAGCCATTTCACGCCTGCCAGGTATCTCGTATGTGTCGTGCATGCCTGTGATGTGCTTCCTCCTGTATCTGCAGCAAGGCCGGATACACTGCAATACAAAACCCGGCAGGCAAGCGCGAAAGCGCTCGGTACACTGCGCCCACTGCCCTTGCACAGGAACCCCGCAATGGAACATGTCGATCACATCCTGATCGTCGACGACGACCGCGAAATCCGCGAACTGGTCGGCAACTACCTGAAGAAGAACGGCCTGCGCACCAGCATCGTTGCCGATGGCCGGCAGATGCGTGCGTTTCTCGAAGCCAACAGCGTCGACTTGGTGGTGCTCGACATCATGATGCCCGGCGATGACGGCCTGCTGCTGTGCCGCGAACTGCGCGCCGGCAAGCACCGCAATACGCCGGTGCTGATGCTGACCGCGCGCAACGACGAGACCGACCGCATCATCGGCCTGGAAATGGGCGCCGACGACTACCTGACCAAGCCTTTCTCCGCGCGCGAACTGCTGGCCCGCATCAATGCCGTGCTGCGCCGCACGCGCATGTTGCCGCCCAACCTGACCATCAGCGAAAGCAGCCGACTGCTGGGCTTTGGCCAGTGGCGCCTGGACACCACCGCCCGCCACCTGCTCGACAGCGAAGGCACCCTGGTGGCCCTGAGTGGCGCCGAGTACCGCCTGCTGCGGGTGTTTCTCGACCACCCGCAGCGGGTGCTCAGCCGGGAACAACTGCTCAACCTGACCCAGGGCCGCGAGGCGGACATCTTCGACCGCTCCATCGACCTCTTGGTCAGCCGCCTGCGCCAGCGGCTGGGTGACGACGCCCGTGAGCCAAGCTGCATCAAGACCGTGCGCAGCGAAGGCTATGTGTTCTCGCTGGCCGTGCAATTGCTCGAGTCGCCATCATGAAATGGCCACGCACCCTGGCTTCGCGCCTGGCCCTGATCTTCTTCACCGGGCTGGTGCTGGCCTACGGCCTGTCGTTCAGCCTGCAGGCCTACGAGCGCTACATCAGCAGCCGCTCGATGATGCTCAGCAACCTGGAGCAGGACGTCGCCACCTCGGTCGCCATCCTCGATCGCCTGCCGGCGGCCGAACGTGCAGCTTGGCTACCGCGCCTGGAACGGCGTACCTACCGTTACCGGCTGGATGAGGGGCTTGCCGGGCAAGCGATGCCGAGCAGTGACCCGCCCATGGCCGCCGAATCGATCCTCAAGGCCATCGGCGACCACTACCCGCTGACCTTCCTCGACATACCCGGCCCCAACCCGCACTTCCAGGCACACTTGCGTCTGGCCGATGGGTCACCATTGACCATCGATGTCACCCCCTCGCCGGTGCCGGTGGCCCGCTGGCTACCACTGGTACTGCTGATCCAGCTTGCCGTGCTGCTGTTCTGCACCTGGCTGGCGGTGCGCCTGGCCATCGGCCCGCTGACACGCCTGGTGCAGGCGCTGGACACCCTCGACCCGGACAAGCCCGGGGTGCGCCTGGACGAAAGCGGCCCACGCGAAGTCAAATATGCCGCCGTCGCCTTCAATGCCCTGCAGGCGCGCATCGCCGCTTACCTCAAGGAACGCATGCAGCTGCTAGCTGCCATTTCCCACGACCTGCAAACCCCGATCACGCGCATGAAACTGCGCGTGGAGGTAATGGAAGAAGGGGTCGAGAAAGAAAAACTGTGGCATGACCTGGATGCCATGGAGCACCTGGTGCGCGAAGGCGTGGCCTACGCCCGCAGCATGGACATCAATACCGAGCCACCGTGCCGCATCAACCTGGATGCTTTCCTCGACAGCCTGGTGTTCGACTACCAGGACAGCGGCGCCCAGGTGGAGCGCCACGGCAGTACCGGCAGCCTGCTGGAAACCCGCCCGCATGCGCTGCGCCGGGTGCTGGTCAACCTGGTGGACAACGCCTTGAAGTTCGCCGGCAAGGCGCAGCTGGAAGTGAGCCGCGAACACGGCAACACGGTGATCCGGGTTCTGGATGACGGCCCGGGCATTCCCGGTGATGAGCTGGATGAAGTGCTCAAACCCTTCTATCGCGTGGAGAGTTCGCGCAATCGCAGCACCGGTGGCACGGGGCTGGGGCTGGCGATTGCCCAGCAGCTCACCCAGGCCATGGGGGGGCGCTTGACGCTGAGCAATCGCCAAAGTGGCGGGCTGTGTGCACAGATCGAACTGGGCGCTCCCTAAGCCCGGTGCACGGCCCGGTTCAATCCTCCAGCGGCTTGGGTGGCGCGGCAGGTTTGGCCGGTTTGGCCGGTTTGCCAGGCTTGCTCTCCTTGGGCGGGGTTTCGCTGCTGGCGGCCACCGGTTCAGGGGCGGTCACCGCCTTCTCGGTGGCTGGCAGGTCATCGACCGCCTTGAAGATCGCCTGCGGGTCGATCTTCTCGCCCGTGTCGTCATCCTTGAGCATGTGTCGCTCGCCGTCCTTACCCACCAAGATCACCTTGGTGCCCTTGCTGGCGCCAAGCTTCAGCTCGCGGATCAAGGCCATGGTGGTTTGCTGTTCGAGGTTCTTGTCCTCGCGCTTGCCCATCATGTTGGCAACGCTGTACAGCACCAGGCCACGCTCCTTGAACCCCGCCTGGGTGGCCGGGTCCTTGAGTGCCTCGTTGAGGCCGCGCAGGGTGGGGTCGGCGCTGCTCGGTGCAATGACGACCAATGGCCTGGCCTTGCCCAGTTCCTTGGCCAGTGGCGCGTCACTGTCGGCGGCGTACAAGGGGCCGGCGACTGCCAGCAGAGTGGCGAGGGTCAGTGACCGGACGAGCATGCGTATCTCCTTATTCTCTCGATAAACCAAAGACTACAGATCATGGAGAAAGATCCGACGCAGGAGCCTAAACCAGTTGCCTGGGGTGTGCGCGGCACAAAAGTAACTTCCGATTACCATGAACAGGCTGTGACATCTCCGGAAACATCACAGCCTGGTTAGAGCATAGTTCAAAGCTGCCAGGGGTCAGTTATCGCTCAACCTTATGGTGTACGCCCGGCCCATCGCCTCACGGGTCAGTTGCAGCATCACCTCGTGTTCCCGTTGCTGGGCATGGATATGCAACAGGGCGATCTCACCCTCCATGTTGCCCAGCTCCATGAGCCTTTCCAGTTCATCATGAATATCCTGCGGCACCTTCAGGCGTGCGGAGAAATTGGCGCTCAGGTAGTCCTGCCAGAACGCTTGCCGTGACAGGAACTGCGCCAGGCTCTCGCGCGACTGCGCCGCGATCACGGCACGTTCGGCCCGGAGAATGTCGTGCGGCCTGAGGCTGGGAATGCCGGCATACAGCATGTCATCCCGCTGGATCGGCAGGTCGAGCTTGACACGCAAGGCGATGCGATAAGCCAGCGCGAATTCGATCGACTCACTGTTGGCCCCCACCTCCAGAGCATGCTCGGCAGCCAGCTGATCAAGTACCTGCATGCGCCAGAGCTGACCGCCCAGGTGCAATAGCGCGCGCTCAGGATGCTGCGCCAGTTCGCCATGGCGCGCGCGCCACAACAGCACCCGCAGTTCCAGGTCAGTGAAGCGAATGGTTGCGTTGTCCTGGCAATCGGTCACCGCCGCGTGCTCGAACAGCTCACGCTTGAGCGCATCATCGCGAACCATGAACTCGAACATGTCCAGCAGCCGTGCAGCGAAGTTTCTGGCCAACGGGAACGACTTGAAGTTACCCGATGACGTCAGCGCCGACAGCGTGGTGAACAAGTCCGCAGCCCCCGGTTCCGCTTCCAGTCGCGTCCAGATCGCGGCCAGGTCGTCGCGCCGGCCTGGCGGTGCCACGTCCAGCCAGCGCAGCCGATAGGGAACCCGGCTTTCATGCAGCCAATGCCAGATGCTGATCGATTCCGGCGTTGCGGCGAACAGGTTGCCAGCCAGGTTGACCCGCCCTACGCGCCACAGCTCCGACTCATGGAAACCCTCGGGCAGCTCGTACAGGGAGTTGTCCCGCAGGTCGAGGGTGTGCAGCTCCGGGCTGTCCATCACCCCGTAGGGGAAATCGCCGAGCCTGGTGCCTTGCAGAAACAGGGCATTGAGCCGGGGCATGCCAAAAATCGAGAAGCTTCTGCTCAACGGATTGGACGAAAGGTTCAAGTACACCAGCGAACTGCAGCCGGCCAGCACCAGGGCTTGCCCTTCATCCAGCATGATCTGGTTGCCCGACAGGTCGAGCACTTCCAGTTGCTGTGTCAGCGCCTGAGGCAGCGGCAGGGTGCGCAGCCGGCAATGGGTGATTTCCAGGCTGCGCAGGTTGGGGAACGCCCGCAGGAAGTGGTCAGGGACAGTCTCCAGACGCATGGCCCGTAGCGCGATGACCGACACATGCGGAAAACTGACCGATTCGGGCAGGCCAGGCAGGCGCTGGATGCGTCCGCCAATGTGCTCGAAGATGTAGCGCAATTGATCCACTGGGTCGTTGCCCAGCTCCGGGACCATCCAACGCCAGCAATCGATCAGGGCCTTGCGCAGTTCGCGCCGGGCAAGCAGCTCGAGCGAGAGGCCAGCACTGCGCACCCAGTGATTCAAATGGCTGCGCAGCTCGCCGTACTGCTGCTCCAAGGCCTCCAGCTGCAACTGCGCGTCTTGCCGTTCGAACCATCGGCCGATCTGTTCATCGCTGAACGCTGGGTAAAGGTCTCGCAACCTGGCCTGCAGCGCCCTTGGGCTGCGCCCGCCCAACGCGGCCCAGAACCTGCCGCCGCTCAGAGGGTAACCGATACGACCATCGCCGAAACGCTGCGGGGCCAGGAACGACCGGTTCGGCTGGTCTCCCCCAAGCCAGCCTGCAAGCATGTCGCGCAGCCCGCGAGCCTCTGCCGACAGGTGCGCCCGCAGGGCTGGCGCAAAGGGCTCGGCCAGCCCGGTGAGCACTCGCTGTTCAGGGCTATAGGCTTGGGCCAGCACGTCGAACAGCTCGCCCGTTTCGGCCAAGGGCCCATCGGCGCGGCGGCTGAAGGTGCCTTGGCGGTGGATAAGGTCGAAGATCCCGCCACTACCGTCGGTGGTCAGCAACGGCTGGCTGGCATCGCCATCGAACAAACGCCAGGCCGGCCCGCTGGCCGCGCCGCGCAAGCGCGCCAGCAGTTGCAACACAACCCGCGCCAGGTCGAGGTTTTGCGGGGTATCGAACACCAGGGCTTCGTAGACGCGGGCAAGGCGTATGCCTGCCACCTGTACCCGCGCAACCTGGGCCATGAACAGCGGTACGCGTTGCGTCTTGAGCAACGCCTCGTGCTCATCCTCGCTGGCCGTACGCATCACTTCGTCTGCCGCCAGCCGGTGCAGGCTGTTGAAACTTCTGCGCAAGATCCGGCTCGCTTCGGTGTCGGGCGACTGCTCGTCATAGAGCTGTTGCAACAGGGCCCGACGCTGGGCCCAAACCACCTCGGCCAGCGCCTGCCCCTCCTTGCCGGCGGCGCCGGTCAGCCCCCTGGCCTGTGCCAACAGCGCCGTGTCGGCAACGGCCTGGCTGCTGCGCAACTGCCGGCCCAGGGTCTGGATGCGAGCTGCCAGCAACGTACGGTTCACCGTGTCGGCGACCCCGGCTTCGGCACGCCGGCCATACACGTGCCAGGCCCGCAGGTGATCGGCCTCCAGGCCATGAATGGCCATGACCTGCTCGATCTGCTGGTCATCGAGTTCACTGTAGGGCCTGCCCAGGCGGCGGAACATCGTGTAGGTGTCGGCCCACTGCGCAGGTTGCTCGTGCCACAGCCGCCATGCACCGGCACCGTTATGGCGCAGCTGTGGCCCGTGCCCCCGGTAGGGGATCAATTGCCAGGGCTCATCGATGGCTGATTGGCGAACCGGATACCAGGCGCCTTGCATCTCGATCCAGCAACGCTCGCCGAGGCGGTGCACGCCCTGTTCGTCTCTCACGGCAGCGCCGGGCGGGGCCTCGCTGCTATAGGGTTGCAGGTCGCCGTTCCACAACTTTTCACTGCCGTCTTCAAGACGCGCCGCGATCAGGCTGTCCACCTGGCTCCAGGCGCGACGCGCCACGGTAACCGTGGCGGCGGTGGCGCCGAGCATGGCCAGTGACTTGCCAACGTTGAGCAAATGCTCGAAGGCTGCATCGCGCTCGTCGTTACGCCAATCGGCGATCGCCTGATAGCATTCCTCAAGAAGCTCGTAGGCCATTACCGCGGCTAGCACCGCGCCTATCGCCGGCACGTACAGCCCGGCCACCATCAGCAGCGTCCAGCCCTCGGCGCGCAGGCGCTTGTCGTGTTCCTGCTGGGTCTGGCGAT
The Pseudomonas sp. KU43P genome window above contains:
- a CDS encoding NEL-type E3 ubiquitin ligase domain-containing protein; translation: MQDSTLEPLAEVDTLAVAQAYQDQLIANRLPNWMASLDEGEFKVLREALRKLMQTHRGLAVAFARVRRLDDFARPLLQEALDRHGGLQVDQLYFRRWYTFISPTVTYVAGRVPVQDSDYFELPSLEAALYNFPEQERHEQPRRNTLVDTGGVSQAGLSALAFAGLCRDLDLGQQYQRHLDAVLDEDNSEQGVKALLAQFQRYGMLADAVKARAEGELSSAELQVVTQLCRDNRLGWLHGAPVYAQQLKLFGCALQRIVVLEAVDVGVLYNGTQRVLVYVPGDPLGAWSACDDLDDYVRHVLGKRLREPSYRRFFSGFVRRRDSQRLFAAIGERLDGVADWATRNLDEQTSGYSRALFDHLAANWVAQIKDDAAMIAPPVAELDRQTQQEHDKRLRAEGWTLLMVAGLYVPAIGAVLAAVMAYELLEECYQAIADWRNDERDAAFEHLLNVGKSLAMLGATAATVTVARRAWSQVDSLIAARLEDGSEKLWNGDLQPYSSEAPPGAAVRDEQGVHRLGERCWIEMQGAWYPVRQSAIDEPWQLIPYRGHGPQLRHNGAGAWRLWHEQPAQWADTYTMFRRLGRPYSELDDQQIEQVMAIHGLEADHLRAWHVYGRRAEAGVADTVNRTLLAARIQTLGRQLRSSQAVADTALLAQARGLTGAAGKEGQALAEVVWAQRRALLQQLYDEQSPDTEASRILRRSFNSLHRLAADEVMRTASEDEHEALLKTQRVPLFMAQVARVQVAGIRLARVYEALVFDTPQNLDLARVVLQLLARLRGAASGPAWRLFDGDASQPLLTTDGSGGIFDLIHRQGTFSRRADGPLAETGELFDVLAQAYSPEQRVLTGLAEPFAPALRAHLSAEARGLRDMLAGWLGGDQPNRSFLAPQRFGDGRIGYPLSGGRFWAALGGRSPRALQARLRDLYPAFSDEQIGRWFERQDAQLQLEALEQQYGELRSHLNHWVRSAGLSLELLARRELRKALIDCWRWMVPELGNDPVDQLRYIFEHIGGRIQRLPGLPESVSFPHVSVIALRAMRLETVPDHFLRAFPNLRSLEITHCRLRTLPLPQALTQQLEVLDLSGNQIMLDEGQALVLAGCSSLVYLNLSSNPLSRSFSIFGMPRLNALFLQGTRLGDFPYGVMDSPELHTLDLRDNSLYELPEGFHESELWRVGRVNLAGNLFAATPESISIWHWLHESRVPYRLRWLDVAPPGRRDDLAAIWTRLEAEPGAADLFTTLSALTSSGNFKSFPLARNFAARLLDMFEFMVRDDALKRELFEHAAVTDCQDNATIRFTDLELRVLLWRARHGELAQHPERALLHLGGQLWRMQVLDQLAAEHALEVGANSESIEFALAYRIALRVKLDLPIQRDDMLYAGIPSLRPHDILRAERAVIAAQSRESLAQFLSRQAFWQDYLSANFSARLKVPQDIHDELERLMELGNMEGEIALLHIHAQQREHEVMLQLTREAMGRAYTIRLSDN